The DNA region GACCGGGTGCTGCTGCTACATGGCGGGCGGGCCGCGGCCTTTGGTCCCGCCAGCGAGGTGATGCAGAAAGCCAGGCTGGAAGCCATTTATGGCGTAAGACTTGCCGAATTAATCAGTAATGATGAACAACTACGTGCTTTTGTTCCTCTGGCAGGAACATCAGCCGATTGAAACCGTCTACCAGAGCGTAACGGACAAGACATCGATGGCGGCAGCCACTGCCGCCATGACAAACCGGCAGCCCGGATGACTGCCGCAGACTAGATCAGGAAAATAAATTGCAAACACGCCACCTTTTCCCGCTGGGACTGAGCATGGTACTCCTGCCCCAGTTCAGCCACGCTGCCACCGACAGCACCGACCGGCTGGTCGAGCAATACACCCGCCAGATGCAAGCCAGCAGCCGCCCGGTCGGCATGACCGTCGTCATTGTCGATGGCAACCGTACCTGGCAAAAATACCTCGGCGAAACCCGTTATGGTAATCGGACAGCTCCCAAAGCCGACACACTGATCCGCATCGCCTCGATCAGCAAGCTGTTCACCAGCGAAGTCCTGGTCGCCCTTGCCGCGGAGGGCCGGCTCAACCTGAACGACCCGCTGCAGAAATATGCACCGCAGGGCGTCACCGTCCCGCAAGGCAGCAAGGGCGAGACCATCCGGCTGGTCAATCTGGCCACCCACACCAGCGGACTGCCGCGCGAGATGCCCGGCATGCGCCCGGCCGATGCCCCGGTGTTTTCCTGGCCGACGCAGCAACAACGCTGGCAATGGATGAGCCAGGGCCGTCTCAATGCCGTGCCCGGCACCCGCGCCGCCTATTCCAATCTGGCCTTTGACTTTCTGGCCGACGCGCTGGCACGTGCCGGCGGCAAACCCTATGCCGAACTGCTGCGCAGCAAGGTCACCGCGCCGCTCGGCATGAGCAACACCACCTTCACCCCGAGTGCGGCACAATGCGCCCGCCTGATGCAGGGCATTGACGCCAGCCCCTGCACCCCCTCCCTGCCGGCCGATGGCAGTGGCGGCATCTACTCCACCCCGCATGACATGGCGCTGTGGCTGCAAGCCCAGCTGCATCCCCGAACCGCCGTGGCGCAGCGTGCCCAGCAGATGGTGTACCGCCGCAAGGACCTGCGGGCGGTCAATGGCATGGACCATGCCGGCCAGGCTGATGCCCTGGGCCTGGGCTGGGTGT from Paludibacterium sp. B53371 includes:
- the ampH gene encoding D-alanyl-D-alanine-carboxypeptidase/endopeptidase AmpH codes for the protein MQTRHLFPLGLSMVLLPQFSHAATDSTDRLVEQYTRQMQASSRPVGMTVVIVDGNRTWQKYLGETRYGNRTAPKADTLIRIASISKLFTSEVLVALAAEGRLNLNDPLQKYAPQGVTVPQGSKGETIRLVNLATHTSGLPREMPGMRPADAPVFSWPTQQQRWQWMSQGRLNAVPGTRAAYSNLAFDFLADALARAGGKPYAELLRSKVTAPLGMSNTTFTPSAAQCARLMQGIDASPCTPSLPADGSGGIYSTPHDMALWLQAQLHPRTAVAQRAQQMVYRRKDLRAVNGMDHAGQADALGLGWVYMEARNGQPAMLQKTGGGGGFLTYVAMDPQHKVGVFVAMTRSRHVSPRVMINQANKLVAALAGQR